The region TTATTAGTCACAGCTATGTAGCCTCCCTCTCCACTGAGAGCTTGTAGGACACAGACTCAGAGTTGGGCTCCACATCGCAGATAGCACTCCTCAGGACACCGCTCTCCTTGACACCCATCGAGTAACCTAGCGATGCCACTTGGAAAGTGTTCAACATCTCAGTAGATGTCTTTGGTTCTTGAGAGTTATTGTCAAGCAACTCGGCCGACTTACGAGACTTCTTTTTGAGTCGTCTTCGTTTTCCTCCATTGCTGCAGCTCTTAGAGCGTTGCAATCTCCAGCTTTTCTGTGTGGTGTCGTCTTGGCTCACATTTTCTTGTCCCAGCATGCATTGATCGTACTCTGGTGACAGGGGGCACACGTTCTCAGGATTCTCAGATTTTGCCCGGAACAGAGTCCTCATGGCTTTGTTGCGTTTTTTATCGGTCTTGCTAATAGGTGATTCAACATGGACTGCATCGCTGCCGTAATCGCTGGTGTGGTCAGAGTCGTAACACGTCATGCTATTAACATTCAAAGAGGAGGTGGGGGAATCCATATCTCCCTCTTCTTCTTCTTGGTCGTCGGAGAAAACAGAATCGAGGCTTTGCAAACTGGTGGAGAGTTTGGTCAGTTCGTTTAGTGTTCTGTCCAACACATCTTTCAAGGCAGGGTCCTCCTCGGTGTACGTGTTGAGTAGAGTTTCGTAGCTCTTGCTATGTTGTTCAAGACTAACGTAGATTTGGCTCAGTTCCAGTTGTGACTTCCTCACGTCGGAGTCTTTAGGAGTGTCCATGCAGAGCGTGGTGTGAGTGGAGCTCTTACGAAGAGAAGGAGATGGTCGGAACTCTATAGCTGAGTGGTGTCCAGAGTCGGTGGTGTGGCTACCATTGTCGTCGTGACCATCCACCTCATCATCGTCATCGCTGAGACCCACAGAGGGAGGTGGGGAGAGACAGCTGCTGTCCGAGCTGAGAGACTTTGAGTGGTTGTCACTGTCAGAGGAGTCCTTTTTGGTAAGTACTGATTTGTAGCTGGTGTGAATGGGGCTGGTTGGTGCAGACACACTGAGATCGACTTTTAGACTGATCGTGAGATTATTTGAGGGTGTGGTTATGGGGCTGGAGGTGGTGTCTAGCGATGATGATCGAAGGTTTTGAGGGTTGAAGGAGGTCTTGAGGGATGAGAGAGGAGTACTCGCTTGCTTATCCTCTCTAGCCTGGTTGTAGGAGTCGGTCTGAACAACCTGAGCGGGGGACAATACATGTTACAGCGTGTAGCTCCAAAACAACTATTTACATTGCATAAACATCTCTTGTTATTCTGTGTAAAGATGTAATACTACACAATAACAGTTTTGTGTTTATGAAACAAGtgtgtacattaattgtgtgagtgagtgagtgagggTGGCCAGTTGCACAAACAGAGGAGCACACTAACACACTAGTAAACTGACCCACACagagtgtgtgtatagggaACTAACAATCACCAGACTGTGTGACCAAGTAGACTAGGCTCTGTCCTATAGTGTATATGCACTGTGTACAACGGTAGGCATTCTGTCTACAATGCAAACTTTGCTAACCCACGATTATGAATATTCTAACAGAACATTAACCACACTCCTCCACAAGCTGTGTTTAGATACACAGGATTCCTGCCCAATGCAAAGTGTGTACAGTAGCCTATACAGTATTATGTATTCAGATTTGCACTCTGCCCTCTGCTCTATTAACAAGTACAACCCCTCCACAGCAAAGCTACACCTCTCCTGCCCCACCCACCTGAGTGAGGAATTGGCCGAGGAAGGGAATGACGGGAGACCCAGAGGAGAGCTGGTCATCGAGATCACGTCGATACAGCTGCCAGTTCTCACACTCGGACATGAGGGCACACAAACGATCGAAACGTCTGTAGAGACAACACATATACAATAGTCAAGTATGGGCAGTCAGGGCAAACAAACATCATTAATCCAATTTAAGATAAAATTTCATGCAACTCTGATCTCATATATTTGGAACGCTAATGCAACGCAATAGGCAGTACAAATAAATATCCAGTATCGTGTCTGCATGCAATCATCATCTTGGCCCGTAAGATACCAACAATGGTTTGGAATGCGACTATTAATCATGGAATCTAGTTACACTGTGTAAGACTAGAGCTCTGTATGTTTGGTGTCCGTTACATAAGAATGAAAGGCTAGCCGTGAAGTCGGCCAAAGTTAGTGATCAGTCAATATAAACAAAGgcctgtatgtataattaattgagcCAATTAATAAAAGTAGCCAAATAAAAAAAACACGATTTACTTACTTTCTCTTGTTTGAGGTCACCTCCTTCCAGGTCTTGTTGAGCCTGTATATAGGTGTGGACTGTAGGCCAGCCAGCACTGCCTTGAGGGAGTTGTAGTTGTGGCTAGTGTACAGCTTGGATGCAATCTGTAAGAAAAGGGGAGCAAGATATAGTGTATTAGGTCCTCTACAAGAGTTGCCGTGGTGACAATGTACCCACAGTGTTGACCACATGTAGACAATCAGTAAGATAAGATTAGAGGACAACAAACATACAATTAATATAAATAAGCAAAAGGTGAACTTTCTATGCCAATCGATATCCTAAAGGGGAGGTGAATAATTGTTAGCTGGTCACGGATCATTACACACACTCCCCTGAGGCCAGTTTGCCAAGTTCTAAACACTAGCTAGGTGAGGTCAAGTTATAAAGCAGGTATgcgttacatgtagctagctagttatttAATCAATGGCCAGTAGTTATCACCTGACCATAACAAGACCTGTGGGTAGCTCAATGGACACCGCAAAATAAATAGAGCACTTATAAAAGGAAAGGCCATGACCCGATCGAtcatacacccacacaaaccCTTAACTACAaagtggtacatgtacatgtatgatcccacacacacagacaacacTATATCACCTCGTAGCAACAAGTAATATACGTTGAAggacatatacatgtagttaagtTAAGGCTAGTGGCTACAAAACTGCTCTGGAAGGATAATTCTTAGAATGGCTATTTTGGGGCTGATGTTAATTATGTAATTCCCAGAATCACTACAAGTCATGACACTTCAATGGGGAGATTCAACCAACATCAACAATTGTTAATATCTAGTTATTCTTTAAATTCCACACATGATGCGGGTATGTTCACACCCAAACAAAAATTGTTTAAAAACAATGTCCTATAACGAGCAGCCATTACACTCCGTCAACGATGCTGTTAGTGCAAGCTCTAACCCAAATAAACATGAAAGGTCATACGGGGCTCGTTTCGAAACAGACACAGCACATGACTATTGTAATGTAAGggacacccactcacctgaaTGTAAGTTGTAATAACCTTGGCTCTGCCTTGTGGAGTCTTTTCCTCCAGGATCTCGCTTGGAATGAGTAGAGCTAGCTGGTTGAAGGATCGTACCATGGCCATTACGTTGGGGGCCAGcttgtcctgtgtgtgtgtgtgtgtgtgtgggtggatatGATCAGGGGGTGTGCAGGACGTAAACACTGGCTTCTCTAACTATCAACTGCCTTGAGGTCATATCTTTTAAGTTAGGAGTTAACCACAAGTTAAGAGGCTTCCATGCAACACTGCACTGTGACAGGAAGTGCCAAGGATTGTTTCTGCAGTTTCCTTAGAAACATCACACTTCAGCACGCTGCACGTCTCCTAGCACTAGCAATTGGAAGCCATTCTCTAAGAAATGAAGCCTTGTAACTACATCTAAACCTAACTAATGAAAATTAGGTAAACTTAAATACAGACTTAAGTTAGTTCCGATTAGAAGAGATTAAAATGGTGCCCCACTCACCTTAGAATCTTTCTTCATCCAGGCCCCATTTTGCAGCTCTTCTGGTCCAATCTTTCGCAGGAGCTGTGCGTCCATGAGTGAGAGCTCCTCTGCCACCTCCTTTGGGGGGAACTGGTGCAGTTTCCTGGGCTCACCCGAGGGGCCAGAGGGACTGTGGTCATCACTGTCCAGGTTAAGGGGTACCTGTCAATACAGTGAGAGTGTTAGTAACTAAGTGCTTGGAAGGAGGATTGTAACATAATGACTAATGGAAGGAAGGGTGAGAGCAAAGGGACTGCCAAACTTAATTTAGCACTGGCGTCTCGTCTGTGTGGCAGGATACTATACTTGTTGGAGCCTGTCTTATTGACTGACAAGAGTTAGGGGCTATTATACGCCCACACTATACACCGAGACACACTGACTGGCTGACCTTGATGGAGGAGGAGGACTGCCAGCGTCTGTGGAACAGTCTGAGCAGCTTAGGAGACTTGCTGGGTATCTTGCTCGGGGAGCCATGGCCTGCTGGGTACAGTACAGACACCATTATGAcagtaaatacatgtagtaacacAGCAACTACAGTGCTAAAACACTACTATTATTTAAGTCATGTGACAAAGTTGGTTATCACACGTTACACTAGTGTTAGTTAACACATTCTACTGACAGAGTTGTAACTAAAACAAGAGAATTGTCACAGTTTTTATAGTAAAGCCACACGTGAATGTGAGCAATTAACAGAGTAAATTGCTAACTAGTCAAATGCAAATTCATCAGTTTATTTCAGTGAGAAAAGCATTGTTAACCTCCCACTAACTATCTATTGACCTTACTCGTCAAATCGTGGCTAACAGACAGACCAACAACAGAGAGCAATTGAGCCTGGTATGCAACCCACATAGCAGGCAATGAGGTGTAGAAAGGTCCTATAGCCTAACAACCATTCAGTGATCACCATATAGCTGCGGTGTTAGGCACCCGGCACCACAAATTGACCATAACTGGTTGGAATGATCTATTTAAAAACTTAATTACACTCTAGGGCTGCATCTTAAAGTACTTTTGAAAAACTCTATTAAAATACTATTACTTGAGAGGAAATGAAAGCCAAGAGCACAATTACAACAGTACAAGGGTACACCCTCAACAAGAATCTACACAATGGGGTGTGTAATTGTGTTAAAAGGGGCCACATTGCATGCCCAATCAATTTCGTGGTCATGGCGACTTACTTGACTCGCTGGCGAGCCTGTCCTTCTTGCCCTTCTTGGTCCTGGGAAGTGTGCCACTGGACCCTCTGGTGAAGGAGGGGCCTCCCATCTCACTGCAagagtgcacacacacacacactgttagcATTCCAGTATATAGGCCTGGGAATAACTGTGAGCTATAGTGCAGCATGAATAAACTTAGATTAGAGCTATGAATTTATCTACGATTCTTGGATACAAAACTGAAGCTATTATAGGAAACTGGACCTGGTGAATGACAAACCCAAGGTGTGCCACATGCAACcctctatatacatgtacatgtataacatgcCGTCACATCTGTTGGCTTAATtatcccacccacacaccactcacCTTGCCTCAGCCGAGGGAGAGGCTATGACCAGTGAAGTACTCAGTCCTGGGAGAGGGGTAGAGTTGGCAGACCGACTGTAGTAACTTCTTTCCCTCACATCCTCCAAGATTGGGTTAGTGGACGATTGAGAAGAGCTGCTCCTGTTAATGCCACCACGAGGAGAATAGATCCGTTTCTTGTTTCGTACTTGAACGTGTCTGAGACGACCTTCAAAGGGATTGCTGTCCTCTGCAAAGGGTGAGGGTGTTCGGGATGTGGAGGGTGGGAGGGGTGTGGTTTCTTCATCAACCGCACTGGATCGTTTGTCAAGGTCACAAGATGAGGAGTTTTTTCGAGAAAAACGGTGCTTGGCTGAGCCTCGGTCTTGGAAGGAGCGTGCCTTGATTAAGCCACTGGGCATCTGAACAATACGAGAGTGTTCATtctgagggtgtgtgtatgtctcAATGAGAGGAGATCCCTGAGAGGGCAGGGGGAGTGGCCTCTGCACGGGGTGAGAGGGGGAGGAGTAGTCGTGAGTGTTGAGAGACTCTTCAGTGTGTTGGTAACTAGTAGACTGGCCAGCTGTACTAGTGCTGTCTCTCTCAGGTACGGGTACGGCTGGGCAAGGCTCCTTGTTTGTGGACTTCTTGCTCTTCTTGCCGAGCTTACAATGAGATATCTTGAGCAGCCATTCTCCAATGGTACACTTGGTGTTCCCACATATCTGGTAGGAGTACCTCAATATGGTGTCTGGAATAATGGCCGTGAAGGAGTTTGTCGTGAAACTATGCATAGTGAATTCAGTTTGACTGAGTTTGTGTCTTCTCAAGAAGGAACGTCTATTACACTTGTCAGTTGGTTGCTTTAGCACTATAATTTCACAGTCTGTAGTCAATACCAATTGAACTCTGTGTATGAAGGATCCAGATTCTGTTCTTATCTCTGAGAACTGAGCAGTCAATAATACTTTGGagcttgcaaacaatctgtCTTCTTCCAATTCTCTGCTTGAGTACTGGAGTTGAGACCCAAGCGTTTTATCACAGTCTATCGTCATGGTAGCTTTGGCGTCTTAGCGTCTGTAGCGTCACTGTGCCTCCAATGGAATGATAGAatagtacagtatagtacacacactgtatagctagctatagaacaTCTACTTGTAAATTTAATACTTATAAACAACTGTGAACTGCATTGCATTTGCACGCCGCATTGTACCATTACACATTCCTGTGGTTGAATTATCACACATCAAAGAAAAGCAGCACTTTAGtgtgacacacccactctattAGCTAATTttagtattaattttagtgggTGTGTCACTAATCTATACTGCCTTGGTACTTGTTCCACTACTACTTTAACTTGATGGCAGACCCTGTGGTGCCGATGGAGGTGAAGCATGGGTCCATCTCCTGGAAGTATCTTCCAAGTGTACAGCTCACACTAGGCAAGCCCATACAAGACTTTCAGCGATACCTCCTCCCAATGGTCGGTGACGAGTGGGCAACCAGACAACTGGCCAGTAAATCATTTGATGCAGGGATCACTAATGCCCTGTATGCTGTGTTTGATGCTGAGAAGGGTCTGAAAGGATCGCGAGATGATGTCATCTTGTTGAGAATCAACGGAAATGGAACAGACATATTGATTAGTCGTACTGATGAAGCAATTTCCCTCGCTACACTGTATAAGAACGGCCTCTCTCCTCCTCTCTACGCTCAGTATAGCAATGGCCTCTGCTATGGATTTAATCCTGGGCGTCATCTCTCACCAATAGAATTCACCGATCCCAAGTTTATGCGTCTCAATGCTCGAGTATTGGCGAAGCTACACTCAGTTGAAGTACCGACTAGTTTCCAAGGACGACCTCCACTGGTGTGGCACAAGTGTGACCAATGGATTGAGATGGCTCCACAAAAGTTCGATGATCCAGTCAAGCAAAAATAGTCAGTGATGAGATGAAGTTGGAAACGCATGCATTCCACAGTTTTAATTATTAACAACATGTTATTTCCCCCCGCTCATAGTTTTGAAGAGGGTGTTGCATCCATTGCAATTCTCCGGAAGGAGCTAGTTGAGATGAAGGGGATACTCTCAGAATGTGTGTCTCCCATCGTCTTCTGCCACAACGACCTCCTCTGTGGGAACTTCATCTATGATGAGGACAAAGGTATGAAAAAACCCGTTGTGTTAGTCTAGGCCTCTAGCATCTGATTTTATTTTGTCTATAGAGCTTGTtaatacacagtacatgtacaagcattTGCATTATGCTATTTAAGGATTGTTAGAATATTAACAACATCAGTTAATTTAGCCTTTGTGTATACATATATGCATGTTGCCTTTGTGCCTTCCCATAGTAGAGGAGGAAGCTGGAAATTTGATACCATCATTAATTAATGTTCAGACAATATGAACGTGATAGACTTTGAGTATGCTGGACCCAACTACATGGCCTATGACATTGCCAACCACTTCTGTGAATTTGCCGGCATCGATAGTGTTGACTACACCCTCTACCCGAGCGAGGCCGTGCAGAGGGAGTGGCTAACTTGCTACCTGCAGGAGACAGCCATCATCAAAGGTGTCTGGATTGTGTATGACTAGTATACAGATCAGTGAAATCATCATTCATAATTGCTGTGCCATTGTTGTGATTAAGGATTAAGTCAATTCCATTAAACCACTGACCCCCCAGGTCAGTATCCTGCCTCTGTTGCCACTGAGGATGCTGTCACCTCTCTCTACCGTGAGGTCAACAAGTTTGCACTAGTAAGGCAGGAAATATATAGAAGCAACTGTAGactatattatagtgatgatttaaccacacacacgtatTCCCTGCCTGCAGAGTGCTCACCTGTTCTGGACTGTGTGGGCGTTGATACAAGCCGTACACTCAGCCATTGACTTCAACTATGCTGAGTAAGTCACCCACACTAGCAATAACTCATTCTCTATACAAGCTCATGACCTCCACCCTTTGCCACATGCAGGTACTCTGGTATCAGATTTGCAGAGTACAAGAGAAGAAAACAAGAGTTTCTTTCattgtaactataattaaataactgtataattatcaaatTAGGTGTCAATTTGTTATTTACAATTTGTTAttctgaacataattatttccatgTACAAACTgagacaaacaaacaagaaTGGTGCAGTTAAATTAGGGAGTTCGCAACGAGATCACCAGACCAGCTGAGGAGTGGGAGTAGTTTTAAGTGCTCCTGAGTTTAAGTCTCTGTCTCGAGGCCTGCAGGGGAGGAGGGTGCACACAATAcactacataataattattttgctcgTGGTAAGAATCGTTTAGGAATAAGGCTCAAAATAGAGCAAGAAAAAATGGCTCACTAAATCACGATCTTTACCTACTGCatccccacccacacaccatacCTGTGACTGAGTAGCTTTGATGTTTTTGGCTTGCCATTAGATTCACTCACTTTCCCTTTGTTCTCTTTGCTCACTGCTGGCCTGTGTAATAATTTAGAATGGTaagacagtacatgtatagaaccAGGTATGACATACCTTCCAATTCTCTTTGAGGTAGCTGCTTTTGTTAGTTGCAAGTAGTTTGGCATTTTCTGACCCGTCGGTATTCCAGTTGGCTGTCTTCTAGAGATACCAGTACTAGTGGGTCCCCCATTGACTGTCTCTTGCCTCCCAGTGTGGGCCTTCTCAACTGAAGAGGGAATAGCACACACCATGATCACATACACATTCATCTACATACAGTGCATATGTACATaaatatacatgactgtacacagtacacagtacactcCATACACTCCATACACATACCTCCTGCTCGGTGCTTCTCTCCCGTGGAAATCGCATGATGTCCATTTTGGTGTTGTAACCGATTTCCAATATTGAAGAGACCACGTTTCTTAGAGAGTCCATTTCTCTTCTCCTTGTAGGCCCCCTTTGTGACACCACTATTGATAATATAGGTAGTATTGAGGGCGTCAGCATCGCCCTCAGACAGAGATACACCAATCGGATTGGACATGTCTGcaccaccccccacattgACAGGGCTTGGGGGCTTCTGACTCACATCTGTGAGAGATGCCGATTCACCGTTTCGACGAATTCCAAACAACTTTTTCGCTCTAGCAAACTTTCCAGGAGAAGCAATCTTCTTTATGGGCACAGGATGGCTAACAGCAGCTTCTTCCCTGTCCCTTATGTCCCTTACAGACAGATTCTCAGTCGACTTGACCCTCCGGCTAGGGCTGATTTTGTAGGCCTTGAGTGGTGAGGGGGATTTGACTCTCCGTGGCTGCTTGAACATTATTGTGCTGGTGGGTATCGAGGAGCCGGCACTGCCAACAGAGTGCACGACAGCTGCCACTGGTGAGGAGACAGCTGTCCTCGTGGTGGAGGACGTGCCACTAAGGTTGGAGGTGAGGACAGAGGAGGGCTGGTCCTGAGAAAGAGATTGTGAGCTGTggaggagagagaagagaAAAGATAAGTATGGACTCCAATTTTGCATTTTGCTAAAACTGTAAGGCTGCTAAGATACCACACAAAATACGCAACAAGGCTGTGCCATTAGTGCATaaaagtacatgcacaaaATGGCAAGTACTTACATGTaagaagtgcatgtgcatgtgcatgtgcatgtacatgtgcatgtgcatgtacatgtgcataatgTAGCCACAACACTCACCTTAGAGAGCTAGAGGGTggtgagggggagtggctggGGGAGGTTGGATACTGCAACACCTGAGCTACGTTGGGGGTCCCTCTGCCTTCTGTTAGAGTGCTCATTGTCGTAGCAGCCATAGTTTTGACACGAATGGAATGGGAATGATGAGGAGGTGACACAAAGTTGTCCTCAAATGCATTGCAACTTGTAGTTCTCGACACAGGAgcatgttgtacatgtattggaGTATTGGTACCAGTCTTTGAAGGTGTTACGGTATTGGTTTCAGTTCGGAGCGGTGTGTTGATTCCATTTCTCAGGTGTGTATGTATACCAGACAGTAACGGTGTATTGGTACTTGTTCGTACTGGTGTAATGGTACGAAATTCTGACGCTCTTTGATGAGGTCGTGGTAAAAGATACGGCTCAGGTCGTCTTGCCTTGTTGCCTACGTGACAGCTACTACTGCCAGAGCTCGAGTCAGTCTGAAAGGATAGCCCTCTCCTAAGAGCATTCCTTCTCTCTGGATCGTAATAGCCTTTTCTATTGTGTACAGAGTTAAGCTTGGCAGTGTAAGTGGAGGATTGACTGGAGCTCCATGATCCGTCGTCGATTGGTGTGGGGGCTCGAGGTTTGGCCACGGCAGCTAGCGTGGTGTAGGGGAGGAACGCAGGCTTGGGCAGGGACCGGACATTACTGTCCACAACAAGAGGCCTTGGAGAATGGTAGGGAGGAGCTTGCACGGTGGGTTTTCCCAGGGAAGGGTTAAACTCAACACTGGGACTAGCGAATCCATTTCTTCGCGGCGTTTCGTTCAATTTTGAGGTCATGTTCTCGGGTCTTTTAGAGAAGAGGGGAGTGAAGTTGAAACTGTTTTGGTGGGAGCGGTTTTCACTAAGAGGGTGGAACTTGAGATAGTTACGAGGAGTGAACGCAGTTCTGGGTGTGGTAGTAAAGAGAGGTGTGCCCGGTTTTGGGGAGGAGACGCCAtttatgtgtgggggggagggctTCTTGTCAGCCAATTTCTCCGTGGATACTACTGGACTAGAGATCGTTCTCTTGTCAGGTGATCCCCTGGGGCAGCGTGGCATGTGAGTCTTGTGTTGGACAGAGTTGGTGAGGATTCCAATAGTAGAGGGGGATGGTGATTGGTCACGATCTGTCTTCATTCCGGCTTGTATCTCTTTCAGATTTCTGACCGGTGAAGCGTGGGAGACAAAGTTATCAAACAGAGCCATCTGTGTGTTTGTAAACGTTGAAGTACTGACGTCCATCAGGCTATTGTCAACGCTCTGCTGACTCAGGTTTTGGTCGGCCCAGGCCACGCCCTTTTCCCCTTCGGCCATTCGAACAATAATGTGGTACATGTCTTGTAGTGATGGTGTGAGGGCATTAGAGGCTCGGAGCATGGCGTGTTGCCGTCTCACCAGCGCCAGACACTCCCTGAGCATGCTGGAGGGCGGGGGGAGAAATAGAGTATTTCATTATTAATTTCGATGCACATACAATGTCATTTGTAATTACGGCAACAATggtttagtacatgtacatggtgaTTCCTTGGTCAACCCTTCCTATTGATGTACAATTATTAGTATTTGCTGCAATGCTTAGTACAAGTTAATACCAAGTACACTGCAACAAACGTCTCCTTACTTTTCAGATTTGTTGATTTCTTTCTGCTGATTCTTAATGTACTTGAGAAGGTGTTTTGAGTACTTCCATAAATGGGCGTTCTCCGTCTCCAGTTTACGAGCCTCCGAGGCGGCCTCCAGCACCATCCGCAATGCAGGGGAGGCTGTGGGGAGTAGTAAAGATGGCACTAGACTGCTGGCAGGAAATTATAGCTTATTGCTATAGAGATACATGTATGGTAATCAGGGAAGCTGTACATTTGAAATTACTATAAGGCAGGtactatacattgtacatacatgtatgatacCCCCAGGGGCTATATATAACCCTGCTTTTTCTTAACATTTTGATCCAAAACATTATATTTTATCgatctaaacacatcattagataCATGTAGGGGCTATAAAATGCATAAATGCGtttgtaattattttgtgcattTTCACGTTCAGCACAATCCTAACTCAGTTTATGAGCACTCAAAGTTACAGTGTACACCATGCACCCACCTGCTGTCTTCTCACACTCTCTGTTGATCTCGGCCTGAACCCTCCCCACCGACTCATTGTTAGAGTACAGGTACTCATTGACCG is a window of Halichondria panicea chromosome 13, odHalPani1.1, whole genome shotgun sequence DNA encoding:
- the LOC135346767 gene encoding uncharacterized protein LOC135346767 isoform X1 produces the protein MTIDCDKTLGSQLQYSSRELEEDRLFASSKVLLTAQFSEIRTESGSFIHRVQLVLTTDCEIIVLKQPTDKCNRRSFLRRHKLSQTEFTMHSFTTNSFTAIIPDTILRYSYQICGNTKCTIGEWLLKISHCKLGKKSKKSTNKEPCPAVPVPERDSTSTAGQSTSYQHTEESLNTHDYSSPSHPVQRPLPLPSQGSPLIETYTHPQNEHSRIVQMPSGLIKARSFQDRGSAKHRFSRKNSSSCDLDKRSSAVDEETTPLPPSTSRTPSPFAEDSNPFEGRLRHVQVRNKKRIYSPRGGINRSSSSQSSTNPILEDVRERSYYSRSANSTPLPGLSTSLVIASPSAEASEMGGPSFTRGSSGTLPRTKKGKKDRLASESTGHGSPSKIPSKSPKLLRLFHRRWQSSSSIKVPLNLDSDDHSPSGPSGEPRKLHQFPPKEVAEELSLMDAQLLRKIGPEELQNGAWMKKDSKDKLAPNVMAMVRSFNQLALLIPSEILEEKTPQGRAKVITTYIQIASKLYTSHNYNSLKAVLAGLQSTPIYRLNKTWKEVTSNKRKRFDRLCALMSECENWQLYRRDLDDQLSSGSPVIPFLGQFLTQVVQTDSYNQAREDKQASTPLSSLKTSFNPQNLRSSSLDTTSSPITTPSNNLTISLKVDLSVSAPTSPIHTSYKSVLTKKDSSDSDNHSKSLSSDSSCLSPPPSVGLSDDDDEVDGHDDNGSHTTDSGHHSAIEFRPSPSLRKSSTHTTLCMDTPKDSDVRKSQLELSQIYVSLEQHSKSYETLLNTYTEEDPALKDVLDRTLNELTKLSTSLQSLDSVFSDDQEEEEGDMDSPTSSLNVNSMTCYDSDHTSDYGSDAVHVESPISKTDKKRNKAMRTLFRAKSENPENVCPLSPEYDQCMLGQENVSQDDTTQKSWRLQRSKSCSNGGKRRRLKKKSRKSAELLDNNSQEPKTSTEMLNTFQVASLGYSMGVKESGVLRSAICDVEPNSESVSYKLSVEREAT
- the LOC135346767 gene encoding uncharacterized protein LOC135346767 isoform X2 — protein: MTIDCDKTLGSQLQYSSRELEEDRLFASSKVLLTAQFSEIRTESGSFIHRVQLVLTTDCEIIVLKQPTDKCNRRSFLRRHKLSQTEFTMHSFTTNSFTAIIPDTILRYSYQICGNTKCTIGEWLLKISHCKLGKKSKKSTNKEPCPAVPVPERDSTSTAGQSTSYQHTEESLNTHDYSSPSHPVQRPLPLPSQGSPLIETYTHPQNEHSRIVQMPSGLIKARSFQDRGSAKHRFSRKNSSSCDLDKRSSAVDEETTPLPPSTSRTPSPFAEDSNPFEGRLRHVQVRNKKRIYSPRGGINRSSSSQSSTNPILEDVRERSYYSRSANSTPLPGLSTSLVIASPSAEASEMGGPSFTRGSSGTLPRTKKGKKDRLASESSHGSPSKIPSKSPKLLRLFHRRWQSSSSIKVPLNLDSDDHSPSGPSGEPRKLHQFPPKEVAEELSLMDAQLLRKIGPEELQNGAWMKKDSKDKLAPNVMAMVRSFNQLALLIPSEILEEKTPQGRAKVITTYIQIASKLYTSHNYNSLKAVLAGLQSTPIYRLNKTWKEVTSNKRKRFDRLCALMSECENWQLYRRDLDDQLSSGSPVIPFLGQFLTQVVQTDSYNQAREDKQASTPLSSLKTSFNPQNLRSSSLDTTSSPITTPSNNLTISLKVDLSVSAPTSPIHTSYKSVLTKKDSSDSDNHSKSLSSDSSCLSPPPSVGLSDDDDEVDGHDDNGSHTTDSGHHSAIEFRPSPSLRKSSTHTTLCMDTPKDSDVRKSQLELSQIYVSLEQHSKSYETLLNTYTEEDPALKDVLDRTLNELTKLSTSLQSLDSVFSDDQEEEEGDMDSPTSSLNVNSMTCYDSDHTSDYGSDAVHVESPISKTDKKRNKAMRTLFRAKSENPENVCPLSPEYDQCMLGQENVSQDDTTQKSWRLQRSKSCSNGGKRRRLKKKSRKSAELLDNNSQEPKTSTEMLNTFQVASLGYSMGVKESGVLRSAICDVEPNSESVSYKLSVEREAT
- the LOC135346780 gene encoding probable ethanolamine kinase, translating into MADPVVPMEVKHGSISWKYLPSVQLTLGKPIQDFQRYLLPMVGDEWATRQLASKSFDAGITNALYAVFDAEKGLKGSRDDVILLRINGNGTDILISRTDEAISLATLYKNGLSPPLYAQYSNGLCYGFNPGRHLSPIEFTDPKFMRLNARVLAKLHSVEVPTSFQGRPPLVWHKCDQWIEMAPQKFDDPVKQKYFEEGVASIAILRKELVEMKGILSECVSPIVFCHNDLLCGNFIYDEDKDNMNVIDFEYAGPNYMAYDIANHFCEFAGIDSVDYTLYPSEAVQREWLTCYLQETAIIKGQYPASVATEDAVTSLYREVNKFALSAHLFWTVWALIQAVHSAIDFNYAEYSGIRFAEYKRRKQEFLSL